The DNA segment AACCGGAATATAGTGAACCTGAACACCTAAACCATTTTTACGCAGCAGATTAAAGATTTCCTTTTTCATCGTAATATCTTTGTTCTTAAAACGGATGGAATACAAATGCCAAGAAGAATGCGCGTCATTTTTTTCAACGGGTAAATCAAAGAATGGATTATTCCTAAATACTTGTGAATACTGTCTGGCTAAATTTCTACGCTTCTGGATAAAAGTATTAAGTTTTTTTAGTTGTGATATTCCTAAGGCGCATTGCAAGTCGGTTAATCGATAATTATATCCCAGTGTTTGCATTTCGTAATACCACGGCACATTAGACATGCCTTTTGTTTTGTAAAGTTTTCCATTACGTGTGACACCGTGGTGGCGGAACATGAGAAGCTTTTCATAATATTTCTTCTCATTTGTTAAAACCGCGCCGCCTTCCCCGGTTGTGATCGATTTGACGGGGTGAAAACTTAAAACAGTCATGTCCGAATAGCGGCAACAGCCGATCTTTTTGCCTTTATATTGCGCGCCCAAAGCGTGGGCGGCATCTTCGATCACAATAAGTTTATTTTTACGCGCAATGCGCGAGATCTTTTCCATATCACAGGAATGCCCCGCAAAGTGAACAGGAACAATACCTTTGGTTTTCTTCGAAATATTTTCTTGGATCAAATCGGCATTGATGTTCCCTGTTTCTTTTTCCACGTCGACAAAAACAGGTTTTGCACCGCAATAAAGCGCCGCATTGGTTGTTGCCAAAAATGTGATTGGTGACGT comes from the Candidatus Omnitrophota bacterium genome and includes:
- the pseC gene encoding UDP-4-amino-4,6-dideoxy-N-acetyl-beta-L-altrosamine transaminase, yielding MIPYSRQSIDKKDIAQVARVLRSDLITQGPAVQKLEKALCRYAGSRYAVVLSSGTAALHAAYTAAGFSKDDEVITSPITFLATTNAALYCGAKPVFVDVEKETGNINADLIQENISKKTKGIVPVHFAGHSCDMEKISRIARKNKLIVIEDAAHALGAQYKGKKIGCCRYSDMTVLSFHPVKSITTGEGGAVLTNEKKYYEKLLMFRHHGVTRNGKLYKTKGMSNVPWYYEMQTLGYNYRLTDLQCALGISQLKKLNTFIQKRRNLARQYSQVFRNNPFFDLPVEKNDAHSSWHLYSIRFKNKDITMKKEIFNLLRKNGLGVQVHYIPVYLQPFYQQLGYQKGLCPMAEDFYARELSIPLFASMTLSQKRKVLNILSILKKYIRR